In the Muricauda sp. MAR_2010_75 genome, one interval contains:
- the lpdA gene encoding dihydrolipoyl dehydrogenase: MNQYDVAVIGSGPGGYVAAIRCAQLGMKTAIIEKYPTLGGTCLNVGCIPSKALLDSSHHYEDAVKHFEEHGIDIPGEVKVNLKQMIARKQDVVDQNTKGIEFLMNKNKIDVYHGLGSFKDATHINIDKEDEKTETIEAKNTIIATGSKPSTLPFIKLDKERIITSTEALKLKEVPKHMIVIGGGVIGLELGQVYKRLGAEVTVVEFMDRIIPGMDGALSKELMKVLKKQKVKFNLSHKVKSVERKGNEVIVKADDKKGEEVTFTGDYCLVSVGRRPYTDGLNAEATGVKLDDRGRVEVNDHLQTSVSNIYAIGDVVKGAMLAHKAEEEGTMVAEILAGQKPHINYNLIPGVVYTWPEVAAVGKTEEELKEAGVDYKVGQFSMRALGRARASMDLDGFVKILADKKTDEVLGVHMIGARCADLIAEGVTAMEFRASAEDIARMSHAHPTYAEAVKEAALAATADRAIHA, encoded by the coding sequence ATGAATCAATACGATGTGGCCGTTATTGGCTCCGGACCTGGAGGTTATGTAGCGGCAATTCGATGCGCCCAATTGGGAATGAAGACCGCGATCATTGAAAAATATCCAACCTTGGGGGGCACCTGCCTTAATGTGGGCTGTATTCCTTCAAAAGCACTGCTGGACTCTTCGCACCACTATGAAGATGCGGTAAAGCATTTTGAGGAGCATGGAATTGACATTCCTGGAGAAGTCAAGGTCAATTTGAAGCAAATGATTGCCCGAAAGCAAGATGTGGTTGACCAAAACACCAAGGGCATCGAGTTTTTGATGAATAAAAATAAGATTGATGTGTACCACGGTTTGGGCAGTTTTAAGGATGCCACACACATCAATATTGATAAAGAGGATGAAAAGACCGAAACTATAGAAGCGAAGAATACTATCATCGCCACAGGTTCCAAACCATCCACTTTGCCGTTCATCAAATTGGATAAGGAACGCATTATTACTTCAACAGAAGCCCTAAAGCTTAAGGAAGTGCCCAAGCATATGATTGTTATTGGAGGTGGTGTCATTGGACTGGAATTGGGCCAGGTATACAAGCGCTTGGGTGCCGAGGTTACCGTGGTAGAGTTCATGGACCGAATTATCCCAGGGATGGACGGTGCGCTTTCAAAGGAATTGATGAAGGTATTGAAAAAGCAGAAGGTGAAGTTCAATTTGTCCCACAAGGTAAAATCCGTTGAGCGTAAAGGGAATGAAGTCATTGTAAAAGCTGATGATAAGAAAGGTGAAGAAGTAACGTTTACAGGTGACTATTGTTTGGTTTCCGTCGGAAGAAGACCCTATACTGATGGCTTGAACGCCGAAGCCACAGGGGTTAAATTGGATGACAGGGGTAGAGTAGAAGTCAACGATCATCTACAGACCAGTGTGTCCAACATTTATGCCATTGGAGATGTGGTTAAAGGGGCCATGTTGGCCCATAAGGCCGAGGAAGAAGGAACCATGGTGGCCGAAATCTTGGCAGGTCAAAAACCGCACATCAACTACAACTTGATACCCGGTGTTGTTTACACTTGGCCTGAAGTGGCAGCAGTGGGTAAAACTGAGGAAGAACTCAAAGAAGCGGGGGTTGACTACAAAGTAGGTCAATTCTCCATGCGTGCCTTGGGTAGGGCCAGAGCCAGTATGGACTTGGATGGATTTGTAAAAATCTTAGCTGACAAAAAGACTGATGAGGTTCTTGGCGTCCATATGATTGGGGCACGTTGCGCAGATTTGATTGCGGAAGGTGTTACGGCCATGGAATTCAGGGCCTCTGCAGAGGATATTGCCCGAATGAGCCATGCCCACCCAACTTATGCGGAAGCGGTGAAAGAAGCTGCTTTGGCCGCCACTGCGGATAGAGCAATACACGCATAG